A genomic region of Leptolyngbya sp. NIES-2104 contains the following coding sequences:
- a CDS encoding xanthine dehydrogenase family protein molybdopterin-binding subunit, which yields MAVTGKPIDRVDGRLKVTGAAKYAAEFNQPNMAYAFPVCSTIAKGTITAIDTSAALSAAGVLTVLTHENAVKLKAINPAEQMKAGVQLVGEDLPPLQTNKIYYFKQCVACVVAETYEQARFAAALVKITYAQEKPASDLKSGLANGYVPEKNMGQPAQINSGKAAAPFAAAPVKFERTYTTPTETHHPMEPHAAVAVWDSAGKLTIYDSSQGVLNIKATAAYFLQIKPENVRVLSPFVGGAFGGKGLWMQPVLAAMAAQAVKRPVKVVLTRQMLVAQVGRRPETSQKIALGAGKDGKLSVVRHHTDTYNNNVCDYLEPCGSGTQSLYNATVREITYKVAKLNLGSPTYMRAPGKTPGTFAFESAMDELAHELKIDPIEFRIINHAINDPLTKTPFSSEYLRECYRIGAEKFGWSKRKSQPRQTRNGKYWVGYGMAAATYPGVRLAASARVQMMSNGDVKVMSATHDLGTGTYTVMAQAASDALGVPLERIKVEIGDTNLPNAPLSVGSMTVATVLPAVLAACEMLRKNLMGMATADGKSELSGRRAEEVAFADAKFFIKGDSGKSDSYADIMQRNGKTMMEACATTKPVSGPPSNAPCLVAQAAPEENKDDKKYSFHSFGAQFTEVWVDEDLGIAHVKRFTSVHDVGIIMNEKTARSQIIGGVIMGIGAALMEITEHDKRWAYPVTRSFADYHVPANLDVPPIDVYFINKPDPHISPMGARGVGEIGIVGVGAAIANAIFNATGKRIRDLPITLDKLL from the coding sequence ATGGCAGTGACAGGTAAACCGATTGACCGCGTTGACGGGCGATTGAAGGTAACAGGCGCGGCGAAATACGCCGCCGAATTTAACCAGCCGAATATGGCTTACGCTTTTCCGGTCTGTTCGACGATCGCTAAAGGAACGATCACGGCGATCGATACGAGCGCGGCTTTAAGCGCGGCGGGCGTTCTAACTGTTTTAACGCATGAAAACGCCGTCAAATTAAAAGCCATTAATCCAGCGGAGCAAATGAAAGCGGGCGTTCAGCTCGTCGGCGAGGATTTGCCGCCGCTCCAGACTAATAAAATTTATTATTTCAAGCAGTGCGTCGCTTGCGTTGTTGCCGAAACTTACGAGCAGGCGCGTTTCGCCGCTGCGCTGGTCAAAATCACTTACGCCCAGGAGAAGCCCGCGAGCGATTTGAAAAGCGGATTGGCGAACGGTTATGTCCCGGAAAAGAATATGGGACAGCCCGCGCAGATCAACTCCGGCAAAGCCGCCGCGCCCTTTGCCGCCGCGCCGGTTAAATTTGAGCGGACTTACACGACCCCGACCGAGACTCATCATCCGATGGAGCCACACGCCGCCGTGGCGGTGTGGGACAGCGCGGGTAAGCTAACGATTTACGATTCGTCCCAAGGCGTTCTAAATATAAAAGCAACGGCGGCTTATTTTCTCCAAATCAAGCCGGAAAACGTGCGCGTACTTTCGCCGTTTGTCGGCGGTGCTTTCGGCGGTAAAGGATTGTGGATGCAGCCCGTGCTGGCGGCGATGGCGGCTCAAGCGGTTAAGCGTCCAGTCAAAGTTGTTCTCACGCGCCAGATGCTGGTGGCGCAAGTCGGGCGACGACCCGAAACGAGTCAGAAAATCGCCCTCGGCGCAGGTAAGGACGGAAAACTTTCTGTGGTCCGACACCACACCGACACCTACAACAATAATGTCTGTGACTATCTTGAGCCGTGCGGTTCTGGAACCCAGTCTTTATATAACGCTACAGTGCGGGAAATTACTTACAAAGTCGCCAAATTAAATCTCGGCTCGCCGACGTATATGCGCGCTCCCGGAAAAACACCTGGCACTTTTGCGTTTGAATCGGCGATGGACGAGCTAGCGCATGAGTTGAAAATTGACCCGATCGAGTTTCGCATCATTAACCATGCGATAAACGACCCGCTGACCAAAACTCCGTTTTCGAGCGAGTATTTGCGCGAATGTTACCGGATAGGTGCAGAAAAATTCGGCTGGTCGAAGCGCAAATCGCAGCCGCGTCAAACGCGCAACGGAAAATATTGGGTCGGTTACGGAATGGCAGCGGCGACTTATCCGGGAGTCCGCCTTGCCGCGAGCGCCCGCGTGCAGATGATGTCAAACGGCGACGTTAAAGTAATGAGCGCAACGCACGACCTCGGCACGGGAACTTATACGGTCATGGCGCAGGCGGCATCGGACGCGCTCGGAGTTCCACTTGAAAGAATCAAAGTCGAAATCGGTGACACGAACTTGCCGAACGCCCCGCTCTCTGTTGGTTCGATGACGGTGGCGACCGTCCTTCCGGCGGTGCTAGCGGCGTGCGAAATGCTCCGCAAAAACTTAATGGGGATGGCGACGGCTGACGGGAAATCAGAGTTAAGCGGCAGACGTGCTGAAGAAGTCGCTTTCGCCGACGCGAAATTTTTCATTAAAGGCGACTCTGGAAAATCGGATTCATACGCTGACATTATGCAGCGTAATGGCAAAACAATGATGGAAGCCTGCGCGACGACAAAACCTGTGTCAGGTCCGCCCTCTAACGCGCCGTGTCTGGTTGCACAGGCGGCACCCGAAGAAAACAAGGACGACAAAAAATACTCGTTTCATTCGTTCGGGGCGCAGTTCACCGAAGTTTGGGTGGACGAAGACCTCGGCATCGCGCACGTCAAACGGTTTACGAGCGTTCACGATGTTGGAATCATTATGAACGAAAAGACGGCTCGTTCCCAGATTATTGGCGGTGTGATCATGGGCATCGGCGCGGCTCTGATGGAAATCACCGAACACGATAAACGCTGGGCATATCCAGTGACGCGATCGTTCGCCGATTATCACGTTCCGGCAAATCTGGACGTGCCTCCGATCGACGTTTATTTTATCAACAAGCCCGACCCGCACATTTCGCCGATGGGGGCGCGCGGAGTCGGCGAGATTGGGATTGTCGGTGTCGGCGCGGCGATCGCGAATGCGATTTTTAACGCGACCGGCAAGCGTATCCGTGATCTGCCAATCACACTCGATAAATTGCTGTAG
- a CDS encoding XdhC family protein: MNNLQAILEAFQATHQRREPVFLATVVNTQGSTYRRSGARMLMTQSGETIGMVSGGCLEQDILEHTRQMSRSEAIVVTYDSTAEQEDILWGFGLGCNGMVQVLIESLLPDACNSLTVLDECWRDRTPAVLASILQSEGSIAQTSIRLGTCLALTPDKLIVFDQSHSDLVTAIVAEIQAVLVQRTGGFLKHRSVPIHSSNAFNL, translated from the coding sequence ATGAACAATTTACAAGCAATTCTAGAAGCATTTCAAGCCACTCACCAGCGCCGTGAACCCGTGTTTTTAGCTACTGTCGTCAATACTCAAGGCTCTACCTATCGCCGCTCCGGTGCGCGGATGCTGATGACGCAATCCGGCGAAACGATCGGCATGGTGAGTGGGGGTTGCCTAGAGCAAGATATTCTGGAACACACGCGGCAGATGTCGCGGAGTGAGGCGATCGTCGTTACCTACGACAGCACCGCTGAACAAGAAGATATTCTCTGGGGATTCGGACTAGGCTGCAACGGCATGGTGCAAGTTCTAATCGAATCTTTGCTGCCTGATGCCTGCAATTCACTCACGGTTCTAGATGAGTGCTGGCGCGATCGCACACCTGCCGTATTAGCCAGCATCCTTCAATCGGAAGGCTCGATCGCGCAAACATCAATCCGTCTAGGAACCTGTCTCGCCTTGACACCAGACAAACTGATTGTTTTTGATCAGTCTCACTCTGATTTAGTCACCGCGATCGTGGCAGAGATTCAAGCCGTTTTAGTTCAGCGAACGGGTGGATTCTTGAAACATCGCTCTGTCCCCATCCATTCCTCAAATGCGTTCAACCTCTAA
- a CDS encoding NTP transferase domain-containing protein, producing the protein MRSTSNAIGLVLLAAGASSRMGTAKQLLPYQGRSLLRYMAEVALASRCSSVVVVLGAHVDRTRLEIRDLPVQTIENPHWSSGVGSSIQAGVQQITAQPLDAIIVMLCDQPLVTSANLNQLIESYQATQPSVIASAYADTLGVPALFSHQLFPDLLRLSPNEGAKHLIKQYRDRVDSISFPKGAIDLDTPEDYQRLHSNLHSL; encoded by the coding sequence ATGCGTTCAACCTCTAATGCGATCGGACTGGTTTTATTAGCTGCGGGAGCCTCTTCTCGCATGGGAACTGCTAAACAACTGCTGCCTTATCAAGGACGCAGCTTACTGCGTTACATGGCAGAAGTGGCGCTGGCATCAAGGTGTAGCTCGGTTGTCGTTGTGCTAGGTGCTCATGTCGATCGTACTCGATTAGAAATTCGCGATCTCCCGGTACAGACCATTGAAAATCCCCACTGGTCATCCGGAGTGGGCAGTTCAATTCAGGCGGGTGTACAGCAGATCACCGCACAGCCGCTAGACGCAATTATCGTGATGTTGTGTGATCAACCTTTAGTAACTTCCGCGAACCTCAATCAACTGATCGAATCCTATCAAGCCACTCAGCCCTCAGTGATTGCTTCTGCCTATGCTGATACGCTAGGTGTACCAGCTTTATTTAGTCATCAGTTGTTTCCAGACTTATTGAGGTTAAGTCCGAACGAGGGAGCAAAGCATCTGATTAAGCAATACCGCGATCGCGTTGACTCGATTTCCTTTCCAAAAGGCGCGATCGACTTAGACACCCCAGAAGACTATCAGCGGTTGCACTCTAACCTGCATTCACTCTAA
- a CDS encoding SDR family oxidoreductase — protein sequence MSSIETQFLNIKAHHAQYSAINPKTTLKGSASDKIVFITGASQGIGQATAVAFAQAGAKAVYITARSEKALEETRTRVKEANPETQCAYTVCDVTNEEQVKASIEDCATQFGGIDVADSNAGYLDRWQKIGESDTTSWWNTWEVNLKGTYYLIRYTLPYLIESAQKHSARGSTGGHLILVSSIGAQLLTPTASDYQTSKHAINRLCVR from the coding sequence ATGTCTTCGATTGAAACTCAGTTTCTTAATATCAAAGCTCATCACGCGCAGTACTCCGCGATCAATCCCAAGACAACTTTAAAAGGCAGCGCGTCAGACAAGATCGTTTTCATTACTGGTGCATCACAGGGTATCGGTCAGGCTACTGCTGTAGCCTTTGCTCAAGCGGGTGCTAAAGCTGTCTATATCACGGCAAGATCAGAAAAAGCGCTTGAGGAGACGAGAACACGAGTGAAAGAGGCGAATCCAGAAACGCAATGTGCATACACGGTCTGCGATGTAACGAACGAGGAGCAGGTTAAAGCGTCGATCGAGGATTGTGCGACCCAATTTGGCGGCATCGACGTAGCCGACTCAAATGCAGGTTATCTCGATCGATGGCAGAAGATTGGAGAATCGGATACCACGAGTTGGTGGAACACTTGGGAGGTCAATCTAAAGGGCACTTATTATCTCATTCGGTACACGCTACCTTACCTGATCGAATCGGCACAGAAGCACTCTGCCAGAGGCTCTACGGGTGGTCATCTCATTCTCGTTTCTTCGATCGGCGCTCAACTGTTGACACCGACCGCATCTGACTACCAGACCTCTAAGCACGCGATCAACCGCCTTTGCGTTCGTTGA
- a CDS encoding formylglycine-generating enzyme family protein → MSLIKVNDPYSFEFETVQVDEQGQIVERKQGQAFAFREPLADEVGLEMVAIPGGQFVMGSPESEHDRCEDESPQHPVTLQPFYIGKYPVTQAQWRAIGNTLPVERELDPDPSGYEGDNLPVECVCWEEAIEFCQRLSRETGRTYRLPTETEWEYACRAGTETPFYFGKTITTDLANYRGRDAGSVNEQFFFSGSYDQGSKGVYRDYTTPVDAFPPNAFGLYDLHGNVSEWCLDNYSGNYEGAAADGSAWRFDHESHAASAVADASEWNTDSDVIYVARGGSSSHFPDRCRSASRHLYSSDSSLVGLGFRVVCEMP, encoded by the coding sequence ATGTCTCTCATCAAAGTTAACGACCCATATTCCTTTGAATTTGAAACTGTACAGGTTGATGAACAGGGTCAGATCGTTGAACGAAAGCAGGGTCAAGCCTTTGCATTTCGCGAACCCTTGGCAGATGAAGTTGGGTTAGAGATGGTAGCAATCCCTGGCGGTCAATTTGTCATGGGTTCGCCAGAGTCAGAACACGATCGATGTGAAGATGAAAGCCCTCAACACCCAGTCACCCTACAACCCTTTTATATAGGAAAATATCCAGTTACCCAAGCACAGTGGCGAGCGATCGGGAATACTCTACCCGTAGAGCGAGAGTTAGACCCTGATCCATCTGGCTATGAAGGCGATAATCTACCCGTAGAATGCGTCTGTTGGGAGGAAGCGATTGAATTTTGTCAACGTCTATCACGAGAGACCGGACGAACTTATCGACTCCCAACCGAGACAGAATGGGAATATGCTTGTCGGGCGGGAACTGAAACCCCTTTTTATTTTGGCAAAACCATTACAACCGATTTAGCCAATTATCGCGGGAGGGATGCTGGGAGTGTAAATGAGCAATTTTTCTTTTCGGGTTCCTACGATCAAGGTTCAAAAGGGGTTTACCGTGACTATACAACTCCAGTCGATGCTTTTCCGCCGAATGCTTTTGGCTTGTACGACCTGCACGGGAATGTGTCGGAATGGTGTTTGGATAACTATTCGGGTAACTATGAGGGTGCAGCCGCTGACGGCAGTGCTTGGAGATTTGATCATGAGAGTCACGCTGCCAGCGCAGTCGCTGACGCAAGCGAGTGGAACACTGATAGTGATGTGATATACGTTGCGCGGGGCGGTTCTTCGAGCCATTTTCCGGATCGTTGTCGTTCTGCGAGTCGCCACCTCTATTCCTCCGACAGCAGCCTCGTTGGTCTCGGTTTTCGAGTTGTTTGTGAGATGCCCTAA
- a CDS encoding superoxide dismutase yields MSPNGGGTPTSILAEQIDRDFGSFEQFKEAFKSAGSTQFGSGYAWLVLDNDTLKVIKTANAANPMTHGAVPLLTADVWEHAYYLDYQNRRPDYLQTFLDRLVNWEFVAQQFAATKVAAVSQ; encoded by the coding sequence ATGAGTCCCAATGGCGGTGGCACACCAACCTCAATTCTAGCGGAGCAGATCGATCGCGACTTTGGCAGCTTCGAGCAGTTTAAGGAAGCATTTAAGTCGGCGGGTAGCACTCAGTTTGGTAGCGGTTATGCTTGGCTCGTGCTTGACAATGACACACTCAAAGTTATTAAAACTGCCAATGCTGCTAACCCAATGACGCATGGAGCCGTGCCGTTGCTCACCGCTGATGTATGGGAACATGCCTACTATCTCGACTACCAAAACCGTCGTCCAGACTATCTGCAAACGTTTCTCGATCGCTTGGTAAATTGGGAGTTTGTTGCTCAGCAATTTGCTGCAACGAAAGTCGCAGCAGTCAGTCAGTAA
- a CDS encoding quercetin 2,3-dioxygenase — protein sequence MNPQNKSQAFEVNHAEGRAYWGMGILWIMLATAEDTNGAYSCIEELIPQGPAAPAHIHEAANETFYILEGEATFFVEDQPIKATAGSFVSIPQGTKHAFQIDSETVRLINTYVPAGFEQMIMATTVPAEVRTLPPASIAFPNQEQSNRAMEQIIQKYPAAKTDFLQGYES from the coding sequence ATGAACCCACAAAACAAGTCACAAGCTTTTGAAGTCAATCATGCCGAAGGTCGGGCATATTGGGGGATGGGCATTCTCTGGATTATGCTGGCGACTGCCGAAGATACCAACGGAGCGTATTCCTGTATTGAAGAGTTGATTCCACAAGGTCCGGCAGCACCGGCTCACATTCATGAGGCGGCAAATGAAACCTTTTACATCCTGGAAGGCGAAGCCACTTTCTTTGTTGAAGACCAGCCGATTAAAGCAACTGCTGGATCGTTTGTGTCCATTCCACAAGGCACCAAACATGCTTTTCAAATCGACTCGGAAACGGTACGGCTAATCAATACCTATGTACCCGCAGGGTTTGAGCAAATGATTATGGCGACGACTGTGCCCGCCGAGGTGCGAACATTGCCACCTGCTTCGATCGCTTTTCCAAATCAAGAACAGTCTAACCGAGCGATGGAGCAAATCATTCAAAAGTATCCTGCGGCTAAAACGGACTTCCTGCAAGGTTATGAAAGCTAA
- a CDS encoding NAD(P)/FAD-dependent oxidoreductase, whose product MNEQNEHATSDSRPVLIVGAGPTGMTAAMELSRFGVPVRIIDKLLEPSTTSRALAVQARTLELFEQRGLIQEMLQIGNPGKAATIYGNGKCLGKVLLGKIKSRYNYILLISQGETERILREQIDRQGVAIERGTEMIDFSQLESFSESGLNDGVKAVLRNSKGELEELEASYLISAEGSHSKARRNLNLQFQGKSHKQSYALADLHLDGDIPDDELSIFTAAHGFLEGVLKVESGQILCQTPHHDANHRQINKSLRSFRQ is encoded by the coding sequence ATGAACGAGCAAAACGAACACGCAACAAGTGACTCGCGTCCGGTACTGATTGTCGGTGCGGGACCAACTGGAATGACGGCAGCGATGGAACTCTCGCGCTTTGGAGTTCCCGTTCGCATCATAGATAAGCTGTTGGAACCTTCAACTACATCTCGCGCCCTTGCCGTACAAGCGCGCACCTTGGAACTCTTCGAGCAGCGTGGGCTAATCCAGGAGATGCTCCAGATTGGGAATCCGGGTAAGGCTGCCACCATCTATGGAAACGGCAAGTGCCTGGGTAAAGTACTCCTTGGAAAGATCAAGAGTCGTTACAACTACATCTTGCTCATCTCTCAGGGCGAAACCGAACGCATTCTGCGCGAGCAGATCGATCGACAGGGGGTGGCGATCGAGCGCGGCACAGAGATGATCGATTTTTCTCAATTAGAGTCGTTCTCTGAGTCTGGGCTGAACGACGGTGTAAAGGCTGTACTCCGCAACAGCAAAGGAGAGCTTGAGGAACTCGAAGCATCTTACCTAATTAGCGCCGAAGGCTCACACAGCAAGGCTCGCCGCAACCTGAATCTTCAATTTCAAGGCAAATCACACAAGCAGAGCTATGCCCTCGCTGACCTTCATCTCGATGGCGATATTCCCGATGATGAACTCTCAATCTTTACCGCCGCACATGGCTTCTTAGAGGGTGTTTTAAAAGTTGAATCGGGTCAAATTTTATGCCAAACGCCTCACCATGATGCGAATCATCGCCAGATAAATAAAAGTCTCCGAAGTTTCCGGCAGTAG
- a CDS encoding IS5 family transposase — MSKSYPSNLSHAQYELLRDLLPEAKPGGRPREVDLWEVLNAIFYILVEGVRWRSLPGDFPAWQTVYTYFRNWRKDGTWINVHDCLYRCSRIEQGRMPSPSEAVLDSQSVKSAAGVHEAVGFDAGKIIKGRKRFITVDTLGLVLRVFVTAASTPEREGGKTALQRVRKQGKAVSRLHTIWVDGGFDGAPFMQWVISICYWLVQVVLRPEQTKGFVLLKKRWVVERTNGWIMHCRRLVRDYELLPETSETFIYLAMIRIMVRRLA, encoded by the coding sequence ATGAGTAAATCATATCCGAGTAATTTGAGCCATGCTCAATATGAACTGTTGCGAGATTTGCTGCCCGAAGCAAAACCGGGCGGACGACCGCGAGAAGTGGATTTGTGGGAAGTCCTGAATGCGATCTTCTACATTCTGGTTGAAGGGGTGCGTTGGAGATCGTTGCCTGGAGACTTTCCGGCATGGCAAACCGTCTATACCTACTTTCGCAACTGGCGCAAAGATGGAACCTGGATCAACGTTCATGATTGTCTGTATCGTTGCAGTCGGATTGAACAGGGACGGATGCCCAGTCCATCGGAAGCCGTGTTGGATAGTCAGTCGGTGAAAAGCGCTGCGGGTGTCCATGAAGCCGTGGGCTTCGATGCCGGAAAGATCATTAAAGGACGCAAGCGATTTATCACCGTCGATACGCTGGGACTGGTTTTGCGCGTGTTTGTGACTGCTGCTAGCACCCCAGAACGCGAGGGCGGCAAAACGGCGCTGCAACGAGTCCGAAAACAAGGCAAAGCCGTATCTCGATTGCACACGATCTGGGTCGATGGCGGATTTGATGGCGCACCGTTCATGCAGTGGGTCATCAGTATCTGCTATTGGCTTGTCCAGGTCGTCTTACGTCCTGAGCAAACCAAAGGTTTCGTCTTGCTCAAAAAGCGCTGGGTGGTGGAGCGGACAAACGGTTGGATCATGCACTGTCGTCGCTTAGTGCGAGACTATGAGCTACTGCCGGAAACTTCGGAGACTTTTATTTATCTGGCGATGATTCGCATCATGGTGAGGCGTTTGGCATAA
- a CDS encoding FAD-dependent monooxygenase yields MIVFSNTLLGVFPMGNRHFRFIATNPEEHEKTDDELTLEELQKLYDADSHIPVKLRDMTWSSRFRINSRMLHTLRERRIFFGGDAAHIHSPAGGQGMNTGIQDMIDLSWKLAMVWHGKATPELLNTYEEERLPIIRGIVSKTETATDVLNSDSPIVHQLVTHIAPVLLNTRFVQQLSTGLISEVAANYRESSLSQTDQARGTLRAGDRVHDLDVLVWSRDAASDTQFRKSRLYEILDPSRFTLLVADGDSTADIAPTWEEQLSPWSGILKTYRIAPAFTQPEAKVQFDSSFGSGQSLLLVRPDSYLGFMGDWDALPALTEWLSRWFSPTAN; encoded by the coding sequence TTGATTGTCTTTTCAAACACCCTCTTAGGGGTCTTCCCGATGGGGAATCGTCACTTCCGCTTCATTGCGACTAATCCAGAGGAGCATGAAAAGACAGATGACGAACTGACTTTGGAAGAGTTGCAAAAGCTCTACGACGCGGACTCGCACATCCCTGTCAAGCTGAGAGATATGACTTGGAGTTCTCGATTTCGGATCAACAGCCGGATGCTTCACACGCTGCGAGAGCGCCGCATCTTCTTTGGTGGCGATGCGGCACACATTCATAGTCCGGCGGGTGGGCAAGGAATGAATACTGGCATTCAGGACATGATCGATCTGAGCTGGAAACTGGCGATGGTTTGGCACGGCAAAGCAACTCCAGAGCTGCTGAACACCTACGAGGAGGAGAGGCTTCCGATCATTCGCGGTATCGTGTCCAAAACAGAAACCGCCACCGATGTGCTGAACTCCGACAGCCCGATCGTGCATCAGTTGGTCACGCACATCGCGCCCGTTCTACTCAACACCCGTTTCGTACAGCAGTTGAGTACTGGACTGATCAGCGAGGTCGCGGCGAATTACCGGGAAAGCTCGCTCTCTCAAACTGATCAGGCTCGCGGCACTCTACGAGCGGGCGATCGAGTGCACGACTTAGATGTATTGGTGTGGAGCCGCGATGCTGCGAGCGACACACAGTTCCGCAAATCACGTCTTTATGAAATTCTCGATCCGTCGCGCTTTACGCTGCTGGTAGCAGATGGCGATAGTACAGCGGACATTGCTCCAACCTGGGAGGAGCAGCTCAGTCCTTGGTCTGGGATTTTGAAAACGTACCGAATCGCGCCTGCCTTTACCCAACCGGAGGCAAAGGTTCAATTCGACAGTTCCTTCGGCAGCGGTCAGAGCCTTTTGCTGGTGAGACCCGACTCGTATCTTGGTTTTATGGGAGATTGGGATGCTTTACCAGCACTGACAGAATGGCTCAGTCGATGGTTCTCACCGACTGCAAATTGA
- a CDS encoding isochorismatase family protein, with translation MTEQRYLNFLNAEDCALLMIDHQTGTMLGVQDIRLDQFRSNVLALASIGKVHNLPTVITGSYVDGPNGPIMPELLEMFPDAPVISRPGWINSWEDPSFKAAVEATGRKKLIMAGVTTDVCLYFPVISALAEGYEVYAVYDASGCWDMMSQLTSCMRLQQAGAIVCNWTVIAAMLQRDWRRPTAEGTLKYIFGGHLPFYEWLSNNQNYTRTTLQSKSKTS, from the coding sequence ATGACCGAACAACGCTACCTCAACTTCCTTAACGCTGAAGACTGTGCCCTACTCATGATCGACCATCAGACCGGCACGATGCTGGGTGTGCAGGATATCCGTCTAGATCAGTTCCGCTCCAACGTTCTGGCGCTGGCTTCGATCGGGAAAGTTCACAACTTGCCGACCGTGATCACGGGAAGCTATGTCGATGGTCCCAATGGACCGATCATGCCTGAACTGCTCGAAATGTTTCCAGACGCACCTGTAATCTCGCGCCCCGGCTGGATCAACTCCTGGGAAGATCCGAGCTTTAAGGCGGCTGTAGAAGCCACAGGTCGTAAGAAGTTAATCATGGCGGGCGTGACGACTGACGTTTGCCTTTACTTTCCGGTGATATCGGCACTTGCCGAGGGGTACGAGGTGTACGCCGTCTACGATGCGTCGGGCTGTTGGGACATGATGAGCCAGCTCACCTCCTGTATGCGGCTGCAACAGGCAGGCGCGATCGTTTGTAACTGGACGGTGATTGCCGCCATGCTGCAACGGGACTGGCGACGACCCACCGCTGAGGGCACGCTCAAGTACATCTTCGGCGGTCATCTACCATTCTACGAGTGGTTATCCAACAATCAGAACTACACCCGCACCACCCTGCAAAGCAAGAGTAAAACATCCTGA
- a CDS encoding putative quinol monooxygenase: MDKFAIWSYMKVKPGKEQEVEEFLKYAHSLIEQEPGTTTFYALKIGPGTYGTFDTFIDEAARDAHANGPVAKALLAKVEELFTQPPEIVQTTILEAKALSA; the protein is encoded by the coding sequence ATGGATAAGTTTGCAATCTGGTCATACATGAAAGTCAAGCCAGGCAAGGAACAGGAAGTAGAAGAGTTCCTAAAATATGCACACTCTCTGATTGAGCAGGAGCCAGGCACAACCACCTTTTACGCCTTGAAAATTGGGCCGGGCACATACGGCACATTCGACACCTTTATCGACGAAGCGGCTCGCGATGCCCATGCGAACGGACCCGTCGCGAAGGCACTGCTGGCAAAGGTAGAGGAGCTATTTACTCAGCCACCAGAGATTGTTCAAACAACCATCTTAGAGGCAAAGGCACTGAGCGCTTAG